From a single Raphanus sativus cultivar WK10039 chromosome 3, ASM80110v3, whole genome shotgun sequence genomic region:
- the LOC108845032 gene encoding BTB/POZ domain-containing protein At4g08455, giving the protein MRRAHRCVIQSESSESGSESDSDTAMRCISCREEYHSRDAGTCKECYVEAGETEEELKREIEDLKAKVTFLRLSSSLDHGNSSSRSFTDLVLIASDDSAVSPPVPAHKAVLVSRSPVFKAMLENEMEESRSGTIKISDISYDTLRTFVYYLYTAEACLDEQMACDLLVMSEKYQVKHLKSYCEKFLVTKLNPDNSLMTYAFAHQHNAKHVRDAALLQIIENMENVTKREEYMELVEKEPRLVVEIYEAYLSKQVNTAAGGTSTSKTC; this is encoded by the exons ATGAGGAGAGCCCACCGATGCGTCATCCAATCCGAGAGCAGCGAGAGCGGATCCGAATCCGATTCCGACACTGCGATGCGCTGCATCTCGTGTCGGGAAGAGTACCACTCTCGCGACGCAGGCACCTGCAAGGAATGCTACGTAGAGGCGGGCGAGACAGAGGAGGAGCTGAAACGCGAGATCGAAGACCTTAAAGCCAAAGTCACTTTCCTTCGCTTGTCATCTTCTCTCGACCACGGTAACAGCTCCTCCAGGTCCTTcactgatcttgttctcatcgCCTCCGATGACTCCGCCGTTTCACCTCCTGTTCCCGCTCATAAAGCCGTTCTG GTGAGTCGTTCCCCAGTCTTCAAAGCAATGCTAGAGAACGAGATGGAAGAGAGCCGTAGCGGAACAATCAAGATAAGCGACATATCTTACGACACGCTTCGAACATTCGTCTATTATCTCTACACGGCTGAAGCATGCCTCGATGAGCAAATGGCGTGTGATCTTTTGGTCATGTCAGAGAAATACCAAGTGAAACATCTCAAGAGTTACTGCGAGAAGTTTTTGGTAACCAAGCTCAATCCGGACAACTCTCTCATGACCTATGCCTTCGCCCACCAGCACAACGCGAAACACGTGCGTGACGCTGCGTTGTTACAGATCATAGAAAACATGGAGAATGTTACCAAAAGAGAGGAATACATGGAGCTTGTGGAAAAGGAGCCTCGTCTTGTCGTTGAAATCTATGAAGCTTATCTCTCCAAACAGGTTAACACAGCTGCCGGAGGAACTAGCACAAGCAAAACATGTTAA
- the LOC108847959 gene encoding uncharacterized protein LOC108847959, whose product MGRVNVDGLRYRSGERPNALKNIKKTISKEKPHKKKKKSLKGKAWKGVTCPVCLEFPHHSVLLLCSSYYKGCRPYMCATGNRFSNCLEQYKKAYAKEEKSGKPAELLCPLCRGQVKGWTVVKDARKYLNSRKRGCMNDSCLFSGSYRQLKKHVKEVHPRAKPRAIDPVMEEKWKKLEVERERSDVISTLMSSTPGAMVFGDYVIEPYNGESDSYDDDLESDDSMDDDGYLDLGSLGAFGISSRLQPLSATANRTSGFRNYRMINHRYQRRGGRGRR is encoded by the coding sequence ATGGGGAGAGTTAATGTAGATGGTCTCCGCTATCGATCTGGGGAAAGACCAAACGCTCTTAAGAATATTAAAAAGACTATTAGCAAAGAAAAGCcacataagaagaagaagaagtcactGAAAGGAAAAGCTTGGAAGGGTGTAACATGCCCTGTCTGTCTTGAGTTCCCTCATCACTCGGTTCTCCTCCTTTGCTCTTCTTACTACAAAGGTTGCCGTCCTTACATGTGCGCCACTGGAAACCGGTTCTCAAACTGTCTAGAGCAGTACAAAAAAGCCTATGCCAAGGAGGAGAAGAGCGGTAAACCTGCGGAGCTCTTGTGCCCGCTCTGTCGGGGTCAGGTGAAAGGTTGGACTGTGGTGAAAGATGCTCGAAAGTATCTGAACTCGAGGAAAAGGGGTTGCATGAACGACAGCTGTTTGTTTTCCGGAAGCTATAGGCAGCTCAAGAAACATGTTAAGGAGGTTCACCCGAGAGCTAAACCGAGAGCGATTGATCCTGTGATGGAGGAGAAGTGGAAGAAGCTTGAAGTTGAGAGGGAGAGGAGTGATGTAATCAGCACGCTCATGTCGTCAACACCCGGTGCTATGGTTTTTGGAGACTATGTTATTGAGCCTTACAACGGTGAATCTGATTCTTATGATGATGACCTTGAGTCGGATGATTCTATGGATGATGATGGGTACTTGGATCTGGGATCGCTAGGAGCATTTGGCATAAGCAGCCGTCTGCAACCGCTTTCTGCTACAGCCAACAGGACAAGCGGATTTCGCAATTACAGGATGATCAACCACCGATACCAAAGAAGAGGTGGGAGAGGAAGGCGGTAA